One Paraburkholderia caffeinilytica DNA segment encodes these proteins:
- a CDS encoding leucine-rich repeat domain-containing protein, with product MPETPPPTTNSSAEGPYPSLRQIIKPWAIGGAIVLLLGILLLIFNPFHKSPDERALSELGFIKGTCNDSGASTATPDSECLALRAKPTMTASQVAAALPHLKNADRKIELNLGGTQIDNLDSLKELDDLESLDLTNTPVWNIDFLKDMHSLKRLVLHRTEVENIAALKGLTGLQSLNLWDTHVSNLDALKNLRDLRELDLRDTQVRDLDPLEDLPHLETLKLGGARNVRNIDALSQLASLQTLDLNETQLDSISELKKLSGLQALYLANTPLRDIDALKGMSSLRTLVLDGSKVDDIDAAQGMPQLDTLVLARTQVTNIDALKGLTRLQRLNLADTRVQNIEALTDLKSLRMLNLFRTRVRNVDPLRGLTGLQELYLANTPVEDVDALKGLTGLRELVLYGTQARNVDDLKAALPKTRIVW from the coding sequence GTGCCCGAAACCCCGCCGCCAACCACGAACTCAAGCGCTGAAGGTCCGTACCCGTCCTTGCGGCAAATCATCAAGCCGTGGGCCATCGGCGGCGCAATCGTGCTGTTGCTCGGCATCTTGCTGCTGATCTTCAACCCGTTCCACAAGAGCCCGGATGAACGGGCGCTGAGCGAACTGGGATTCATCAAAGGCACCTGCAACGACAGCGGCGCGTCGACAGCCACGCCCGACTCGGAATGCCTGGCGTTGCGGGCGAAACCGACAATGACGGCATCTCAGGTCGCGGCCGCTTTGCCCCATCTAAAGAATGCCGACCGCAAGATCGAACTGAATCTGGGCGGCACCCAGATCGATAACCTCGATTCGCTGAAGGAACTGGACGATCTGGAATCGCTTGACCTGACGAACACGCCCGTCTGGAACATCGACTTCCTGAAGGACATGCACTCGCTGAAAAGGCTCGTGCTCCATCGCACCGAAGTCGAAAACATCGCCGCGCTAAAAGGGCTGACCGGTCTGCAATCGCTGAACCTCTGGGATACCCACGTCTCGAATCTCGACGCGCTCAAGAACCTGCGCGATCTGCGAGAACTCGACCTGCGGGATACACAGGTTCGCGATCTCGATCCGCTCGAAGATTTGCCTCATCTGGAAACGCTCAAACTCGGGGGCGCGAGGAACGTCCGGAACATCGACGCGCTCAGCCAGCTCGCCTCCTTGCAGACGCTCGACCTCAACGAAACCCAGCTCGACAGCATCAGTGAGTTGAAAAAGCTCAGCGGTCTGCAAGCGCTCTATCTGGCGAACACGCCGCTGCGAGACATCGACGCACTAAAGGGAATGTCCTCGCTCAGGACGCTCGTGCTGGACGGCTCAAAGGTCGACGATATCGACGCGGCGCAGGGCATGCCGCAGCTGGACACGCTGGTGCTCGCTCGCACGCAAGTGACGAACATCGATGCATTGAAGGGACTCACCCGTCTTCAAAGGCTCAATCTCGCCGACACCCGGGTCCAGAACATCGAGGCGCTGACAGACCTGAAAAGCCTGCGAATGCTCAATCTCTTTCGCACCAGGGTTCGAAACGTCGATCCACTGCGAGGTTTGACCGGTTTGCAGGAACTCTACCTCGCGAACACCCCTGTCGAAGACGTCGACGCGCTGAAAGGGCTCACAGGCCTGCGAGAGCTTGTTCTGTATGGTACCCAGGCCAGGAACGTCGACGATCTCAAAGCGGCGCTTCCAAAGACGCGAATCGTGTGGTGA